The following proteins are encoded in a genomic region of Victivallis lenta:
- a CDS encoding DUF4434 domain-containing protein, producing MQITGTFLDEISHDIPHQNWGRAEWDRDFASMKSVGIDTVILIRCGHRRFITYPSAYLMEREGCYRPSTDLVDLFLDLAEKYAMKFYFGLYDSGKYWHNHECEREMEISRAVADEVWSRYGERKAFGGWYLNFEVSRAFAGITELYAGMGRYVKQLSGNLPTMISPYIDGIKPAVPGEELYKEDSIGIVQHEKEWNEILKGIQSAVDIVAFQDGHCDYHELADYLRVNKKLTDRYGMTSWTNCESFDRDMPIHFLPIKWDKMLMKLEAAKAAGIEKAITFEFSHFMSPNSCYRAAGHLFNRYCEHFNLTGR from the coding sequence ATGCAGATAACCGGAACTTTCCTCGATGAGATCAGCCACGACATCCCCCACCAGAACTGGGGGCGGGCCGAGTGGGACCGCGACTTCGCGTCAATGAAATCGGTCGGAATCGACACCGTGATCCTGATCCGGTGCGGCCACCGCCGCTTCATCACCTATCCGTCCGCGTACCTGATGGAACGCGAAGGGTGCTACCGGCCGTCGACGGACCTGGTGGACCTCTTCCTCGACCTCGCTGAAAAATACGCAATGAAGTTCTATTTCGGGCTGTACGACTCCGGCAAATACTGGCACAACCACGAATGCGAACGCGAAATGGAGATCAGCCGCGCGGTCGCCGACGAGGTCTGGAGCCGCTACGGGGAGCGCAAAGCCTTCGGCGGCTGGTATTTGAACTTTGAAGTCAGCCGCGCCTTCGCCGGAATCACCGAGCTGTACGCCGGGATGGGACGGTATGTGAAGCAGCTCTCCGGCAATCTGCCGACGATGATTTCGCCGTACATCGACGGCATCAAACCGGCAGTGCCGGGCGAGGAGCTGTACAAGGAGGACTCCATCGGCATCGTTCAGCACGAGAAGGAGTGGAACGAGATCCTGAAAGGAATTCAAAGTGCGGTCGACATCGTCGCGTTCCAGGACGGACACTGCGACTATCACGAGCTGGCCGATTACCTGCGGGTCAACAAAAAGCTGACCGACCGCTACGGAATGACCAGCTGGACCAACTGCGAAAGTTTCGACCGCGACATGCCGATCCATTTTCTGCCGATCAAGTGGGACAAAATGCTGATGAAACTGGAGGCCGCCAAAGCCGCCGGAATCGAAAAGGCGATCACCTTCGAGTTTTCCCACTTCATGAGTCCGAACTCCTGCTACCGGGCCGCCGGACATCTTTTCAACCGCTACTGCGAACACTTCAACCTGACCGGGAGGTGA
- a CDS encoding aldo/keto reductase encodes MTIPVRQLKNGFAMPLLGMGSWMLGGGAERDPASDGEKEAAALRSGLELGFRHIDTAEMYAGGFSEEIVGRAIRGWKRSDLFLTSKVWKTHLAYDEVLRACERSLRRLGTDYLDLYLIHQVDDAYPLEETIRALDRLADEKLVRHIGVSNFAVARLERARACAGHPIAANQVHYNLAVREAELSGLTDYCVEHDIMLIAWRPLQKGMLDAEAPELLREIARRHGRTPAQIALAWLAAQPNTVTISTMRDRRHQLLNCEALEFTLPAEELQRLSREFPGQEAVSGAVPLR; translated from the coding sequence ATGACGATTCCGGTCAGACAACTGAAAAACGGCTTTGCCATGCCGCTGCTCGGCATGGGCAGCTGGATGCTCGGCGGAGGCGCGGAGCGCGACCCCGCCTCGGACGGGGAAAAAGAGGCGGCAGCCCTGCGCTCGGGGCTTGAACTCGGTTTCCGCCATATCGATACGGCGGAGATGTATGCAGGGGGATTTTCGGAGGAGATCGTCGGGCGCGCGATCCGCGGCTGGAAACGCAGCGATCTCTTCCTGACATCGAAGGTCTGGAAAACCCATCTGGCCTACGACGAGGTGCTCCGCGCCTGCGAGCGTTCGCTCAGGCGGCTCGGCACCGACTACCTGGACCTCTACCTGATCCATCAGGTCGACGACGCATATCCGCTGGAGGAGACCATCCGCGCCCTCGACCGGCTCGCCGACGAAAAGCTCGTCCGGCACATCGGCGTCAGCAACTTCGCCGTTGCCCGGCTCGAACGGGCGCGGGCCTGCGCCGGCCACCCGATCGCGGCGAATCAGGTTCACTACAATCTCGCGGTGCGCGAAGCGGAACTTTCCGGCCTGACCGATTACTGCGTCGAACACGATATCATGCTGATCGCATGGCGGCCGCTGCAGAAGGGAATGCTCGATGCGGAGGCGCCGGAACTGCTGAGGGAGATCGCCCGCAGGCACGGCAGAACCCCGGCGCAGATCGCGCTGGCCTGGCTCGCTGCGCAGCCGAACACCGTCACGATTTCAACCATGCGGGACCGCCGCCATCAACTGCTGAACTGCGAAGCGCTCGAATTCACGCTCCCGGCCGAAGAGCTGCAGCGCCTCTCCCGGGAGTTCCCGGGCCAGGAAGCCGTATCCGGGGCCGTTCCGCTCCGTTAA
- a CDS encoding sodium:solute symporter family transporter, whose translation MLTEKLLAIDPIIIGIYLAVSLLLGIFGSRLLGMNNSKEEDYYLAGRKMPGWLNGMSVAATALNSDVAPLYCGIAVVTGLSGCWFFLSRFGMALLLAAILFAVRWRQMGIRTGPEFFHLRFGAGNRFARVYSSLTSVLIGMVPWIGAGLIGIHLVAAPIFGIDSKAVTLLIVLPLLTVYVWTSGLAGVLLTDALQGFVILAANLVMVGAVLWVFGGPSGLAEAVMSAAGPENGAAILSILPQADNPVLSPLSIFAWMVIVSVGAGSAVGADGQRLFSCRSSHEAAKVGIWGEVILFAMLLMLMLPAMGLLARHPEFYTATPTEREFAYGRMLSEFLPKGGVGLTVAALLAAVMSTISTHLNYGSQTLLNDVWRPLVGEPKPGREVWIGRLLMLGIAVLSVGVVFAADSLLGIAVVVLGIFGTSAAFGWAQWWYWRINFKGWCASVVAGPLVYLVCGRLLPLIPWWAAEIARGPAEAQNMQLLQAVVALAVNTAIWLTVTLLTRPEDMEVLKEFYLRARPMGCWGPVRRALIAEGRLPAEAAPSLILPGIGVAAVGFAMVAAGVLTASTLYVGQYREAGLCGAVCLGTGAVFKLIFNRYISRLTVNQEP comes from the coding sequence ATCGGCATCTATCTGGCCGTCTCCCTGCTGCTCGGAATTTTCGGCAGCAGGCTGCTCGGAATGAACAACTCCAAAGAAGAGGACTATTATCTTGCCGGACGGAAAATGCCCGGCTGGCTGAACGGCATGAGCGTGGCGGCGACCGCGCTGAACAGCGATGTCGCGCCGCTCTACTGCGGCATCGCGGTGGTGACCGGACTCTCCGGCTGCTGGTTTTTCCTGTCCCGCTTCGGAATGGCGCTGCTGCTGGCGGCGATCCTCTTTGCGGTGCGCTGGCGTCAAATGGGGATCAGGACCGGTCCGGAATTCTTCCATCTCCGCTTCGGAGCGGGCAATCGATTCGCCCGGGTCTATTCGTCGCTGACCTCGGTGCTGATCGGCATGGTGCCATGGATCGGCGCGGGACTGATCGGCATCCACCTGGTCGCCGCCCCGATCTTCGGGATCGACAGCAAGGCGGTCACGCTGCTGATCGTGCTGCCGCTGCTGACCGTCTATGTGTGGACCAGCGGCCTTGCGGGCGTGCTGCTGACCGACGCGCTGCAGGGCTTCGTGATCCTCGCGGCCAACCTGGTCATGGTCGGCGCGGTGCTCTGGGTGTTCGGCGGCCCCTCCGGACTGGCGGAGGCGGTGATGAGTGCGGCCGGACCGGAAAACGGCGCGGCGATTCTGTCGATTCTGCCTCAGGCGGATAATCCGGTACTGAGCCCGCTGAGCATTTTCGCCTGGATGGTGATCGTATCGGTCGGAGCGGGAAGCGCGGTCGGCGCGGACGGCCAGCGGCTGTTCTCCTGCCGCAGCAGCCATGAAGCGGCGAAGGTCGGCATCTGGGGCGAAGTGATCCTGTTCGCCATGCTGCTGATGCTGATGCTGCCCGCGATGGGGCTGCTGGCGCGCCACCCGGAATTCTACACGGCAACCCCGACCGAGCGGGAATTCGCATACGGCAGAATGCTCTCCGAATTCCTGCCGAAAGGCGGTGTCGGCCTGACGGTCGCGGCGCTGCTGGCAGCCGTGATGAGCACGATTTCGACCCATCTGAATTACGGTTCGCAAACCCTGCTGAACGACGTGTGGCGGCCGCTGGTCGGCGAACCGAAGCCGGGCCGGGAGGTCTGGATCGGCCGCCTGCTCATGCTCGGCATCGCGGTTCTGTCGGTCGGAGTCGTATTCGCGGCGGATTCGCTGCTCGGCATCGCGGTGGTGGTGCTCGGAATTTTCGGAACCTCGGCGGCGTTCGGCTGGGCGCAGTGGTGGTACTGGCGGATCAACTTCAAGGGGTGGTGCGCGTCGGTGGTCGCCGGGCCGCTGGTTTACCTGGTCTGCGGGCGGCTGCTGCCGCTGATCCCGTGGTGGGCCGCCGAAATCGCCAGAGGACCTGCCGAAGCGCAGAATATGCAGCTGCTGCAGGCGGTGGTCGCGCTGGCGGTCAATACCGCGATCTGGCTCACGGTCACGCTGCTGACCAGACCGGAGGATATGGAGGTGCTCAAGGAGTTCTACCTGCGCGCCCGCCCGATGGGATGCTGGGGACCGGTGCGCCGCGCGCTGATCGCCGAGGGGCGGCTGCCGGCGGAAGCGGCTCCGTCGCTGATCCTGCCGGGCATCGGCGTGGCGGCGGTCGGCTTCGCAATGGTCGCCGCCGGAGTGCTGACCGCTTCGACGCTCTACGTCGGCCAATACAGAGAAGCCGGGCTCTGCGGAGCAGTGTGCCTGGGCACGGGAGCGGTTTTCAAACTGATTTTCAACCGTTACATATCACGCCTGACCGTCAATCAGGAACCATAG